A genomic stretch from Arachis stenosperma cultivar V10309 chromosome 3, arast.V10309.gnm1.PFL2, whole genome shotgun sequence includes:
- the LOC130969937 gene encoding guanosine deaminase-like, whose product MKTVMEEINVIKAKDGTVAVASAFAGHKEAIKDRDHKFLRKAIEEAYKGVECEDGGPFGAIIVCNDEIVAASHNMVLRNTDPTAHAEVTVIREACRKLKQIELSECEIYASCEPCPMCFGAIHLSRVKRLVYGAKAEAAIAIGFDDFIADALRGTGFYQKAQLEIKKADGNEAIVAEEVFEKTKEKFRMY is encoded by the exons ATGAAGACTGTTATGGAAGAAATTAATG tTATAAAAGCTAAGGATGGAACTGTTGCTGTAGCTTCTGCATTTGCTGGCCACAAAGAAG CAATAAAAGACAGAGACCACAAATTTTTAAGGAAAGCCATTGAAGAAGCATATAAAGGTGTTGAATGTGAAGATGGAGGCCCTTTTGGTGCTATTATTGTTTGTAATGATGAAATTGTTGCTGCTTCTCACAACATGGTTTTAAGGAACACTGATCCAACTGCTCATGCAGAAGTAACTGTAATAAGAGAG GCCTGTAGAAAACTTAAGCAGATAGAACTTTCAGAGTGTGAAATTTATGCTTCTTGTGAACCATGTCCCATGTGCTTTGGTGCAATCCACCTTTCAAGAGTTAAG AGGTTGGTATATGGGGCAAAAGCTGAGGCAGCAATTGCGATTGGGTTCGATGATTTCATTGCTGATGCATTGCGTGGTACTGGATTTTATCAGAAAGCGCAGTTAGAGATTAAAAAAGCTGATGGCAATGAGGCTATTGTTGCTGAGGAGGTTTTCgagaaaacaaaggaaaaattCCGAATGtattaa
- the LOC130966492 gene encoding proline-rich receptor-like protein kinase PERK2, translated as MRKKVIAKRAPREKIHKLPGFPRPSTRSQDTTFTPSPSPPTSPAHCDPMAQTKNTPRFPASAKPTPPPKVTPSKPESSKPSSSKGKQPAAPEPPPESTQPKSRSVPSRSQRGKTRVPLTSVREPDIDPFAHKSHFMTSHSDYNPIVSNLQ; from the coding sequence ATGAGGAAGAAAGTCATTGCCAAAAGAGCACCTCGTGAGAAAATCCATAAACTTCCAGGTTTTCCTAGACCATCAACCCGTTCTCAAGACACCACCTTTACTCCCTCACCTTCTCCTCCTACCTCTCCTGCTCACTGTGACCCCATGGCTCAGACCAAGAACACTCCAAGGTTCCCTGCCTCTGCCAAGCCGACGCCACCACCGAAAGTCACACCATCAAAGCCAGAATCATCAAAACCAAGTTCATCCAAAGGGAAGCAACCTGCAGCACCAGAACCTCCACCTGAGTCCACACAACCAAAGTCTAGGTCTGTTCCATCACGGTCTCAAAGAGGTAAAACTCGAGTTCCTCTCACATCTGTTAGAGAACCAGACATTGATCCCTTTGCTCACAAATCACACTTCATGACATCTCACTCAGACTATAACCCCATTGTTTCAAATCTGCAATGA